The Malus domestica chromosome 13, GDT2T_hap1 genome includes a window with the following:
- the LOC103453020 gene encoding receptor-like cytosolic serine/threonine-protein kinase RBK2 isoform X1, with the protein MVITSVPAFQIIASGLAAFVSKHNGSRETAKENQEAQATTPSAHGGSRRARAGFSESFSSQDLRSLNLDEDVSVHELSSRGVSEDEYCPRSLGSGASSPMTSTSDSDGRGSRTATSDSDPRANYQWRGFFRILKKGPQYPFPTFPPKGAQKPKLTRRKSKKIDFIPQINSPTLRSFDADFCRFKSSWKNYSLLELEAATNNFSHENLIGEGGYAEVYKGTLEDGQIVAIKRLTRGSQEEMTADFLSELGVIVHVDHPNIAKLIGYGVEGGMHLVLHLSPHGSLSSILYGPRENLDWDIRYKVAFGTAKGLLYLHEGCQRRIIHKDIKASNILLAEDFEPQISDFGLAKWLPDSWTHHVVSKFEGTFGYLPPEFFMHGIVDEKTDVYAYGVLLLELITGRQALDSSHKSLVMWAKPLLSMNNIKEIVDPCLGDAYDLKEMKRLALTASFCIHQSSMNRPQMSQIVQILEGDETSLEYATKYHKSKLQRTYSEELLDADEYNSTKYLSDRDKQLEFILGTSSSNEA; encoded by the exons ATGGTAATCACCTCCGTGCCTGCTTTTCAGATCATAGCTTCGGGTTTGGCGGCTTTTGTCTCTAAGCA CAATGGTTCCCGCGAAACGGCCAAAGAAAATCAAGAAGCGCAGGCTACAACACCTTCTGCTCACGGAGGATCAAGAAGAGCACGAGCTGGATTCTCCGAATCTTTTTCAAGTCAAG ACTTGAGATCATTAAACTTGGATGAGGATGTCTCAGTACATGAGCTCTCTTCGAGAGGAGTTTCTGAGGATGAGTACTGCCCGAGAAGCTTAGGATCCGGAGCATCTTCTCCTATGACCAGCACTTCAGACTCGGATGGACGAGGCAGCCGCACTGCTACTTCAGACTCCGATCCAAGAGCCAACTATCAATGGCGCGGTTTCTTTCGTATTTTGAAAAAAGGACCCCAATATCCCTTCCCAACCTTCCCTCCTAAAGGTGCTCAGAAACCAAAACTCACCAGaaggaaaagcaaaaaaatagACTTTATTCCACAGATCAACTCTCCTACTCTGAGGTCTTTCGATGCTGACTTCTGCCGCTTCAAATCTTCCTGGAAGAATTACTCACTCTTGGAGCTGGAAGCCGCAACCAACAACTTCAGCCACG AGAATTTGATTGGAGAGGGAGGCTATGCTGAAGTTTACAAGGGAACATTGGAAGATGGGCAGATTGTCGCGATCAAACGCCTGACTCGGGGTTCTCAAGAAGAAATGACTGCAGACTTCTTATCTGAGCTTGGTGTCATAGTTCATGTTGACCATCCCAATATTGCAAAGTTGATTGGATATGGGGTTGAAGGAGGGATGCATCTTGTTCTTCATTTGTCTCCCCATGGGAGCCTATCGTCTATACTTTACG GACCGAGAGAGAATTTGGATTGGGACATCAGATATAAAGTCGCTTTTGGTACGGCTAAGGGCCTTCTGTATCTTCATGAGGGGTGTCAGAGGAGAATTATCCACAAAGATATTAAGGCTTCTAATATTTTGCTGGCAGAGGATTTTGAGCCTCAG ATATCTGATTTTGGGCTTGCAAAATGGCTACCAGATTCATGGACTCACCATGTTGTATCGAAATTCGAAGGCACATTTGG ATATCTTCCTCCCGAGTTTTTCATGCACGGAATAGTAGATGAAAAAACCGATGTCTATGCTTACGGGGTGCTACTATTAGAGCTCATCACCGGCAGGCAAGCGTTGGATAGCTCACATAAAAGCCTTGTCATGTGG GCCAAACCTTTGCTCTCTATGAATAACATCAAAGAGATAGTTGATCCATGCCTCGGCGATGCCTATGACTTGAAAGAAATGAAACGTCTTGCACTAACTGCTTCATTCTGCATACACCAGTCTTCAATGAATCGACCACAAATGAGTCAG ATTGTCCAAATTTTAGAAGGCGATGAAACCAGTTTGGAGTACGCTACAAAATATCACAAGTCTAAACTTCAAAGGACTTATTCGGAGGAGCTCTTGGATGCAGATGAGTACAACTCGACCAAGTATTTAAGTGACAGGGATAAACAACTGGAGTTTATCTTAGGCACTTCTAGTTCTAATGAGGCATAA
- the LOC103453020 gene encoding receptor-like cytosolic serine/threonine-protein kinase RBK2 isoform X2 translates to MQCNGSRETAKENQEAQATTPSAHGGSRRARAGFSESFSSQDLRSLNLDEDVSVHELSSRGVSEDEYCPRSLGSGASSPMTSTSDSDGRGSRTATSDSDPRANYQWRGFFRILKKGPQYPFPTFPPKGAQKPKLTRRKSKKIDFIPQINSPTLRSFDADFCRFKSSWKNYSLLELEAATNNFSHENLIGEGGYAEVYKGTLEDGQIVAIKRLTRGSQEEMTADFLSELGVIVHVDHPNIAKLIGYGVEGGMHLVLHLSPHGSLSSILYGPRENLDWDIRYKVAFGTAKGLLYLHEGCQRRIIHKDIKASNILLAEDFEPQISDFGLAKWLPDSWTHHVVSKFEGTFGYLPPEFFMHGIVDEKTDVYAYGVLLLELITGRQALDSSHKSLVMWAKPLLSMNNIKEIVDPCLGDAYDLKEMKRLALTASFCIHQSSMNRPQMSQIVQILEGDETSLEYATKYHKSKLQRTYSEELLDADEYNSTKYLSDRDKQLEFILGTSSSNEA, encoded by the exons ATGCAATg CAATGGTTCCCGCGAAACGGCCAAAGAAAATCAAGAAGCGCAGGCTACAACACCTTCTGCTCACGGAGGATCAAGAAGAGCACGAGCTGGATTCTCCGAATCTTTTTCAAGTCAAG ACTTGAGATCATTAAACTTGGATGAGGATGTCTCAGTACATGAGCTCTCTTCGAGAGGAGTTTCTGAGGATGAGTACTGCCCGAGAAGCTTAGGATCCGGAGCATCTTCTCCTATGACCAGCACTTCAGACTCGGATGGACGAGGCAGCCGCACTGCTACTTCAGACTCCGATCCAAGAGCCAACTATCAATGGCGCGGTTTCTTTCGTATTTTGAAAAAAGGACCCCAATATCCCTTCCCAACCTTCCCTCCTAAAGGTGCTCAGAAACCAAAACTCACCAGaaggaaaagcaaaaaaatagACTTTATTCCACAGATCAACTCTCCTACTCTGAGGTCTTTCGATGCTGACTTCTGCCGCTTCAAATCTTCCTGGAAGAATTACTCACTCTTGGAGCTGGAAGCCGCAACCAACAACTTCAGCCACG AGAATTTGATTGGAGAGGGAGGCTATGCTGAAGTTTACAAGGGAACATTGGAAGATGGGCAGATTGTCGCGATCAAACGCCTGACTCGGGGTTCTCAAGAAGAAATGACTGCAGACTTCTTATCTGAGCTTGGTGTCATAGTTCATGTTGACCATCCCAATATTGCAAAGTTGATTGGATATGGGGTTGAAGGAGGGATGCATCTTGTTCTTCATTTGTCTCCCCATGGGAGCCTATCGTCTATACTTTACG GACCGAGAGAGAATTTGGATTGGGACATCAGATATAAAGTCGCTTTTGGTACGGCTAAGGGCCTTCTGTATCTTCATGAGGGGTGTCAGAGGAGAATTATCCACAAAGATATTAAGGCTTCTAATATTTTGCTGGCAGAGGATTTTGAGCCTCAG ATATCTGATTTTGGGCTTGCAAAATGGCTACCAGATTCATGGACTCACCATGTTGTATCGAAATTCGAAGGCACATTTGG ATATCTTCCTCCCGAGTTTTTCATGCACGGAATAGTAGATGAAAAAACCGATGTCTATGCTTACGGGGTGCTACTATTAGAGCTCATCACCGGCAGGCAAGCGTTGGATAGCTCACATAAAAGCCTTGTCATGTGG GCCAAACCTTTGCTCTCTATGAATAACATCAAAGAGATAGTTGATCCATGCCTCGGCGATGCCTATGACTTGAAAGAAATGAAACGTCTTGCACTAACTGCTTCATTCTGCATACACCAGTCTTCAATGAATCGACCACAAATGAGTCAG ATTGTCCAAATTTTAGAAGGCGATGAAACCAGTTTGGAGTACGCTACAAAATATCACAAGTCTAAACTTCAAAGGACTTATTCGGAGGAGCTCTTGGATGCAGATGAGTACAACTCGACCAAGTATTTAAGTGACAGGGATAAACAACTGGAGTTTATCTTAGGCACTTCTAGTTCTAATGAGGCATAA